In the genome of Diaphorobacter sp. HDW4A, the window GCCAAAGATGACGAAGCGGTCAGGGTTGATCGCCGAATCCACACTGCTGGAGCCGCAAGCGGTGAGCAGAGCGGCCGAGGCGCAGGCCGCGGCCACAAAAGTGCGGCGCATCCAATTAGCTGCCATAAAAATCTCCAAAACGATGGTGTGAGTGTAACTAGTGCATGTAAACGATGGGCGAAGCATCCGCTACAAACTGTAGGGACCTCGTTCAGGCCGCAGCAGCGCGCTGCAACCGATCACGAACACCTTCCCAATCTTCGGATTCTGGTGGCAACTCCACCCAGATGAGTTTGACCTTGGCGGTATCGAAGTCACGCAGCGCGGCAAACAGCTCCTTGCTTGCCTCATATGCATCATCAGGCATGCGCCGAAGGACTACGCCTTTGGCGGGCGTGAGCATGCGGGCGCGCGAGTAGATCGCAATGTTGGCGGCATCCTTGCCCATGATCTCGAGCGCGGTCTGAATCTGTTTGGCGTTCATCAGACGCACGGTGGCGCTGGGCGCGTAGTGCGCGAGCAGCGTGCCCGAGGCGCGCGGCGTGTGCTCCGGCATCTCTTCCTTGGACAGCGGGCGGATGCCGCAGGCGCGTTCGATGTCGTCGCGCGTGATTGCGCCGGGACGCAGCAGCACGGGCACGCCGCGCGTGCAGTCGACGATGGTCGATTCGATGCCGACTTCGCACGCACCGCCGTCGAGCACCAGCAACTCATCTCCGAATTCCGAAGCTACATGCTGCGCCGTCGTCGGGCTCACGCGGCCGAACTTGTTGGCGCTCGGCGCCGCCACGCCCCAGACGGGCGGGTCGAGCTGCTGGCAGGCCAGCAGCAGCGCATGCGCCACAGCGTGTGAGGGGCAACGCAGGCCTACGCTGTCCTGTCCACCGGTCGAGGCTTTCGCAGCCTCTGGCAGGCGCGGCAGAATCACGGTGAGCGGGCCGGGCCAGAACGCGTCGATCAGCTGCTGCGCGAACAGCGGCACTTCCTTGGCGTAGCGTCGGACAGTGTCCGCGTCGGCCACGTGCACGATCAGCGGATGGTTGGTCGGACGGCCCTTGGCGGCAAAGATCTGCGCCACGGCCGCGTCGTCGTCGGCATCGGCTGCGAGGCCGTAGACCGTCTCCGTGGGCATGCCGAGCAGTTCACCGCGCGCGAGCGCCTCGGCCGCCGTTTGCACTGAGCCGGGCTGGCTTCCGTCCAGAATCATGACGTGGTGCCTGCCATCAGAACGGCGCGATGCCGAGGATGTCGGCGGCCTTGAGCGCGGTGGCGCGCACGGCTTCCGACGTGCTGCCCGTGACGTTCAGGTGCCCCATCTTGCGAGCAGGCTTGGCGTCATGCTTGCCATAGAGGTGCAACGCCGTGCCGGGCAATGCCAGCACCTGGTCCCATGCGGGCGTCTTCGCCACATTCGAATCCTTGAACCACAGGTCGCCCAGCAGGTTCAGCATGATCGATGGGCTATGCTGACGCGGCTGCGTGAGCGGTAGATGGGTCATGCAGCGCACCTGCAGCTCGAACTGCGACACGTCGCAGGCGTTCTGGCTGTAGTGGCCACTGTTGTGCGGGCGCGGGGCGATCTCGTTGACCACCAGCATGCCGTCGGTCAGCACGAAGAACTCCACGCAGAGCACGCCGACATAGTCGAGGCCGATGGCGACCGACTTGGCGGCGGCGATGGCCTTCTCGATGGTGGTGGCCGGCAGATTGCCTTCGTAGACCTCGGTCACGGCCAGAATGCCGTCGCGGTGCAGATTGCGCTGCACTGGCAGGTTCACGAGGCTGCCATCGCGGCCACGGGCGACGATCACCGAGCATTCGTGCGCCAGCGGCAACATCTTTTCCAGCACGCAGGCCACGCGGCCGAGCCGCTCCCAGGCGGTGTTGAGTTCTTCGCGCGTCTTCACGCGGACCTGGCCCTTGCCGTCGTAGCCCATGCGGGCGGTCTTCAGAATGCCCGGCAGCAGCGCATCATTCACGGCGGCCAGTTGCTCGGGCGTCTCGATCACGGCGTAGGGTGCGCAGGGCACTCCGCACTTCACGAAATGGGCCTTTTCCGCAGCGCGGTCCTGGGCAATCGCGACGGCCGATCCGGAGGGCGACACCGGCAGCGACTCGGCCAGCTTGTTCAGCGAACCGGCGGGCACGTTTTCGAATTCGGTGGTCACCGCCGCGCACAGCCTCGCCAGCTCGGCCAGCCCCTGTGGGTCTTCGTAGCCGGTGCGGATGTGGTGGTGGCTGACCAGACCGGCAGGGCTGGTCTCGTCCTTGTCGAGCACAGCGGTGAAGTAACCCATCGCCTGTGCGGTCTGCGCAAACATGCGACCGAGCTGGCCGCCACCGAGCACGCCCAGCGTCGCTCCCGGCAGGATGACAGCGAAATCGTTGTGCGCGCTCATGCGGACACCGGCGGCAGGGTCATGGCGCGCGCCGCGTTGGTCTGCTCCACGCGGAAGGCTTCGAGCTTCTGGCGCAGGGCCGGGTCTGCATTGGCCAGCAGGGCGACCGCGAACAGCGCCGCGTTGGCCGCACCAGCGGTACCGATGGCAAAGGTGGCCACGGGCACGCCCTTGGGCATCTGCACGATGGAGTGCAGCGAATCCACGCCCTGCAGGTGGCGGCTGGCGACCGGCACGCCGAGCACCGGCACGGTGGTCTTGGCGGCGATCATGCCGGGCAAATGGGCGGCGCCGCCCGCGCCCGCGATGATGGCCTTGAGGCCTCTGTCGGCGGCGGCTTCCGCATAGCGGAACATGTCGTCAGGCATGCGGTGGGCCGAAACCACTTGTGCTTCATGGGCGATGCCGAATTGTTCGAGGATGGCTACTGCGTGCTGCATGGTCTCCCAGTCGCTGCTGGAGCCCATCACCACGCCGATTTGGATGGAGTTCATTTTGGTAGGTGCGAGGGGCCGCCCGGTGGCAGCCCCGCTGGGGTGGAACCCACGATTTTACTTTTTGTGGACGGGTTGCGTGCAATAGACCGGGGAATTGCTCTGTCAGCCCCATAGTCCGGTGGCCTGAGTGTGTTCTCCAGAGGGGCTCCATATGCTGGAGAATGGCGGTTTGACCGAGTCTTGCGGATGCGCGGGTTGTCCCCATCTGACAGGATTCCAGTTGTCCGATTCAGCGCGGCTCACGAGACAGGCGCCGCGCCCCACCATTCACGTCACCGGGTTTTGCCATGATTGATGTCACCGTAGAGAATTTTGAGTCCGAAGTCATCGCCACGTCGATGCACACGCCCGTGCTGGTGGATTTTTGGGCCCCTTGGTGCGGCCCGTGCAAGACCTTGGGCCCGATTCTGGAGAAGGTCGAGACCGAATACGCAGGCCGATTCAAGCTCGTGAAAATCGACTCCGACCAGCAGCAGGAACTGGCGGGCGCCTTCGGTATCCGCAGCATTCCCACCTGCATTCTGATGAAGAACGGCCAGCCGGTGGACGGCTTCATGGGCGCGCAAAGCGAAGGCCAGGTCAAGGAATTCCTCGACAAGCACGTGCCCGCTGCCGACGAAGTCGCGCCCGAGGACGATCCGGCCGAGGCGCAGGATGCCCTTGTCGAGGAAGACGCCGAATCTCTGCTCGAGCGCTATCAGCACGCTGTGGCGACCGATCCGGCCAACGATGATGCGCGCTATGACTACGTCAAGCTGCTGCTGCAACTGGGCCGCGAAGACGACGCCAAAGTGGCCTTCGCACCGGTGATCGCCAAGGCGGCGACTTCGCGCAAGCTCAGCGCGCTCAAGGCGTGGATGGATGCTCTGGACTTTTCTGTGCAGAACGGCCCGATTGCTGACTTCGACGCGAAGATCGTCGCCAACAAACGTGATTTCGACGCCCGTTTCGGCCGCGCGCGCAAGCTGGTCGCGGAGCAAAAGTGGACCGACGCGATGGACGAGTTGCTCGACATCCTCATGCGCGACAAGACCTGGAGCGAAGATGCTGCGCGCAAGCTCTACATCGCCATCCTCGAACTGATTGAGCCGCCCAAGGTCAAGGTCGCCGACGGCCAGATTCCTCCCGAAGACCCGACCGTGGCGACCTATCGCCGTCGCCTCTCGAGCGTCGTGCTGAGCTGAGAACGCGGTGACCGGGCCGGTTGGATCGTCCTTGGGCATCGCGCGTCGCGACATTCTTTGTGGTGCGCTGGCCTTGCTGGGTGGGTGCGCGAGCGTGCCTCGGCCTGATGCGCACATCACCGGACGGGCATTTTCCAGAACACGCATCTACATTCCGCCCGAGGCCGTCTTCGAGGCGGCGCTGATGGATGTGACCAACGAGAACCAGCCGCCCGTGGCGCTGGCTCGCCAACGCATCGAGCCCGCAGGGCCGGCTCCGTTCGATCTGAATATCCCGTTCGAGACCCGGCAGCTCCAGCGCAACGGCAAATACGTCGTGCAGGCGCAGGTCTCGCTTTACAACCAGCTGCTTTACTACACCCCGGGCTCGCATCCTGTATTGCCGGACCCTGCCTTTCACCGCACGGACGTCATCCTTGAGCCCTATCCGCAGACCTACGCCACGGCACGCGCTGGAATCGCATTCACCCAAACGCATTGGCGGCTGGTGAGTGTGGGTGAGGAACCGACGGCCACCATGTCGGCCCCTGAGAAGGGCGCTGCGCCAGCGTTCGTCCTGTTCCATCCGTCACGTGGCGACTTGCCTGAGGGGGGCGCGCAGGGTGAGTTTTCCGGCTCGGGCGGCTGCAATCGTTTTCTTGGCAGCTACGAGCTGCAGGGCGCGAGGCTGCGGCTGAGACTGAACACCACGTCGATCCGCCTGTGCCTTGAAGGCGGTAAGGACGAGCCTGCATTCCTGGGTGCGCTTTTGCAGGCCAGCGGTTTCATGCAAAGGGGGCGGGAGTTGGTGCTGCGCGATCAGGAGGGCAAGCCCTTCCTGCGTTTTCGAGCTGATGAGGACGGCGAGGCGGCGTTCGAGCCGTATGAGCCCGAGAACTCACTGCAGTGAAAACCGCCACCCATCAATACCCCAGAAAGCAAAAAAGCCGCCGGACGAATCAGGCGGCTTTTTAGCGAGCGCTAGCGGAATCAGGCGGTCAGGCGGTCAAGCGCTTCGCGGTACTTGGCCGCAGTTTTCTCGACCACTTCGCGCGGCAGTCGAGGTGCGGGCGCGGTCTTGTCCCAAGGCTTGCCGTTGATGCGCACGGCTTCGAGCCAGTCGCGCACGAACTGCTTGTCGTAGCTCGGGGGGTTGGTGCCGTT includes:
- a CDS encoding L-threonylcarbamoyladenylate synthase gives rise to the protein MILDGSQPGSVQTAAEALARGELLGMPTETVYGLAADADDDAAVAQIFAAKGRPTNHPLIVHVADADTVRRYAKEVPLFAQQLIDAFWPGPLTVILPRLPEAAKASTGGQDSVGLRCPSHAVAHALLLACQQLDPPVWGVAAPSANKFGRVSPTTAQHVASEFGDELLVLDGGACEVGIESTIVDCTRGVPVLLRPGAITRDDIERACGIRPLSKEEMPEHTPRASGTLLAHYAPSATVRLMNAKQIQTALEIMGKDAANIAIYSRARMLTPAKGVVLRRMPDDAYEASKELFAALRDFDTAKVKLIWVELPPESEDWEGVRDRLQRAAAA
- a CDS encoding 5-(carboxyamino)imidazole ribonucleotide synthase; the protein is MSAHNDFAVILPGATLGVLGGGQLGRMFAQTAQAMGYFTAVLDKDETSPAGLVSHHHIRTGYEDPQGLAELARLCAAVTTEFENVPAGSLNKLAESLPVSPSGSAVAIAQDRAAEKAHFVKCGVPCAPYAVIETPEQLAAVNDALLPGILKTARMGYDGKGQVRVKTREELNTAWERLGRVACVLEKMLPLAHECSVIVARGRDGSLVNLPVQRNLHRDGILAVTEVYEGNLPATTIEKAIAAAKSVAIGLDYVGVLCVEFFVLTDGMLVVNEIAPRPHNSGHYSQNACDVSQFELQVRCMTHLPLTQPRQHSPSIMLNLLGDLWFKDSNVAKTPAWDQVLALPGTALHLYGKHDAKPARKMGHLNVTGSTSEAVRATALKAADILGIAPF
- the purE gene encoding 5-(carboxyamino)imidazole ribonucleotide mutase; this encodes MNSIQIGVVMGSSSDWETMQHAVAILEQFGIAHEAQVVSAHRMPDDMFRYAEAAADRGLKAIIAGAGGAAHLPGMIAAKTTVPVLGVPVASRHLQGVDSLHSIVQMPKGVPVATFAIGTAGAANAALFAVALLANADPALRQKLEAFRVEQTNAARAMTLPPVSA
- the trxA gene encoding thioredoxin: MIDVTVENFESEVIATSMHTPVLVDFWAPWCGPCKTLGPILEKVETEYAGRFKLVKIDSDQQQELAGAFGIRSIPTCILMKNGQPVDGFMGAQSEGQVKEFLDKHVPAADEVAPEDDPAEAQDALVEEDAESLLERYQHAVATDPANDDARYDYVKLLLQLGREDDAKVAFAPVIAKAATSRKLSALKAWMDALDFSVQNGPIADFDAKIVANKRDFDARFGRARKLVAEQKWTDAMDELLDILMRDKTWSEDAARKLYIAILELIEPPKVKVADGQIPPEDPTVATYRRRLSSVVLS
- a CDS encoding YbaY family lipoprotein, with product MGIARRDILCGALALLGGCASVPRPDAHITGRAFSRTRIYIPPEAVFEAALMDVTNENQPPVALARQRIEPAGPAPFDLNIPFETRQLQRNGKYVVQAQVSLYNQLLYYTPGSHPVLPDPAFHRTDVILEPYPQTYATARAGIAFTQTHWRLVSVGEEPTATMSAPEKGAAPAFVLFHPSRGDLPEGGAQGEFSGSGGCNRFLGSYELQGARLRLRLNTTSIRLCLEGGKDEPAFLGALLQASGFMQRGRELVLRDQEGKPFLRFRADEDGEAAFEPYEPENSLQ